The DNA region CGCCTCGGCAGCTGCGGTACCTTCGTCGAGCAACGACGCGTTGGCTGCTGGCAGACCAGTGAGATCGGTGATCATGGTCTGGAAGTTGATCAGCGCCTCGAGACGGCCCTGGGCGATCTCCGCCTGGTATGGCGTGTAAGCGGTGTACCAACCTGGATTCTCCAGAATGTTGCGAAGAATCACCGGTGGAGTCACGGTATCGTTGTAACCCATACCGATGTTGCTGCGCAGCACCAGGTTCTGGTTCATGATCCCGCGCAGGTCAGCCAACGCTTCCTGCTCGGTTCGGGCTGCTGGCAGGTTGAGCGGCTTGTCGAGACGGATACCCGGAGGCACGGCCGCATCGATCAAATCGCGCACGGATTCAAACCCAAGAAGGTCCAGCATTTGCTGGCGGGTATCGTCGACGGAACCCAGGTGACGGCGCGCGAATGCCCGCTGCGGAAACGAGATGTATGGCTGCATGGTATGGTTGCTTAAGTGAGAGAGGTTCAGTCAGAGGGAAAGCCCCCCGGCTGCCGGACTATCGGGGCAAATTCGCGATCCGCAACCTCTGATGGCACATCCCGACCAGCGGCTGATTCATCAGCCGAATCCACACCTACGCTGCATGACAGATCGACACTAAACCACTTGCTAGATACAGCCTCAAAGCCCCCACCCAATCCACACCCTGCGCGCCCACTCCAGACACAAAAAAAGCGCGCCAGCACGGAACCGATCCGCACTGGCGCGCCTGAGTAAAATCTTCGAATTCTCCGCTCCGGCTAATTACGCCTCGTTCCAATCGAGCGCCTTCTTGCGCAAAACGTAAACGTAGGCCACTGCCAGAATTCCCACGAAACTCAGCGCACTCCAGAATGGAACACTGCTCTCCTGGATCAACGAATTGAACTGAATCGCCCATGGGTAGAGGAACACCACCTCAATATCGAACAGCACAAACAACATCGCGATCAGGTAGAACTTCACGCTGAAACGTGGCTGACCATCCCCTACTGGCAACATGCCGCACTCGTACGCGCTGTCCTTCATCTTGTTGGACTTGGCGGAACGACCAGCCAAAACACTCACCACCAAAACCACGGCGGCGAAGCCAAAAGCGATCAACACTTGGAACAAAACGGGAAGGTAATCAGACAACATGACCGAGTAGAAAATATTGGTTCAGCCGCAGCATGCCCCTCGTCTAGCGTCCGGTCAAATCCGGAATCACCACAAATTCGGGCAACAGACTGCGGCTTCATTTTTCCACAGATTGCAAGGATTGACAGGATTTGCCCGCGGCAGCCTGGCACCACAGATCACCGCATGAACGGATACTACCTTCCCCGCCTAGAAACCGTTGCGTGCCCCGAACGGCACTAACTTAGGCCTCAGCGTCGTCAATTCCGCGCTGAAAGCGCGTCTCATACCAGACTGGGGTCAGCGAGCCTCAGGCGAGCCCCCCCCAGGTAAATACGCCCATCAATCTCCGGCCGACCGCGCGATACAGCCATGGCGCAGCAGCCTCCCCGATGACCGCTCCCGACACGACCAGACACCTTAAGTCAGCGACATTCTTGCGTGACCTAAACACGATCCAATAGCAGCGTTTGCTCATAGCCCACACGCAAAGAGCCCTTTTCCTTTTTGTGGCATTTCGTGATTTTTGTGGCCAACTCCCCCACACACCTGCCCAACATCCCGTCACTCTTCGAAATCCGTGGAAAAAGATTCCCCACCGTCCACCCCACCTCGCAAAATCATCCATATCGACATGGATTGCTTTTACGCGGCGATCGAAGAACGCGACCACCCCGAATACCGAGGCAAACCAATCGCCGTCGGCGGGTCGTCCCGGCGCGGCGTGCTTACCACAGCGAACTACGAGGCCCGTAAGTACGGCTGCCGCTCGGCGATGCCGGTTTTCAAAGCGAAGGAGCTCTGTCCCGAACTCATCATCACCCCGATCCG from Sulfuriroseicoccus oceanibius includes:
- a CDS encoding NADH-quinone oxidoreductase subunit A, which translates into the protein MLSDYLPVLFQVLIAFGFAAVVLVVSVLAGRSAKSNKMKDSAYECGMLPVGDGQPRFSVKFYLIAMLFVLFDIEVVFLYPWAIQFNSLIQESSVPFWSALSFVGILAVAYVYVLRKKALDWNEA